From a single Rhinolophus ferrumequinum isolate MPI-CBG mRhiFer1 chromosome 15, mRhiFer1_v1.p, whole genome shotgun sequence genomic region:
- the CIAPIN1 gene encoding anamorsin isoform X1, whose product MADFGISAGQFVAVVWDKSSPTDALKDLVVKLQAVTGREGRVSVENITQLLQSAHKESSFDILLSGVIPGSAILHSAEILAEMARILRPGGRLFLREPVETAVVDNGKVKTAAKLCSALTLSGLVEVKELQQESLSPEEIQSVQEHLGYHSDSLLSVQVTGKKPNFEVGSSSQLKLSIAKRSSPSELFSFRCLDPVKPAVDPAAAKLWTLSANDMEDDSMDLIDSDELLDPEDLKKPDPASLRAPSCGEGKKRKACKNCTCGLAEELEKEKSREQMSSQPKSACGNCYLGDAFRCASCPYLGMPAFKPGEQVLLSSSNLSDA is encoded by the exons ATGGCAGACTTTGGGATCTCAGCTGGCCAGTTTGTGGCCGTAGTCTGGGATAAGTCCTCTCCGACGGATGCTCTGAAAGACCTGGTGGTTAAGCTTCAGGCGGTAACCGGCAGAGAGGGTCGAGTGTCTGTAGAAAACATCACCCAGCTGTTGCAGT CTGCCCACAAAGAATCCAGCTTTGACATTCTTTTGTCGGGTGTGATTCCTGGAAGCGCCATTCTGCACAGTGCTGAGATTCTGGCTGAGATGGCCCGGATCCTTCGGCCTGGTGGACGTCTTTTTCTGAGAGAGCCAGTAGAGACAGCTGTAG TTGACAATGGCAAAGTGAAGACGGCCGCTAAGCTGTGTTCAGCGCTGACTCTTTCCGGTCTTGTGGAAGTGAAAGAG CTGCAGCAGGAGTCCTTGAGCCCCGAGGAGATACAGTCTGTCCAAGAACACCTGGGTTACCATAGTGACAGCTTGCTCTCTGTGCAGGTCACAGGCAAAAAACCCAACTTTGAAGTGGGTTCTTCTAGTCAACTTAAGCTTTCGATTGCCAAGAGGTCATCTCCATCTG AGCTCTTTTCCTTTCGTTGCTTGGACCCAGTGAAGCCTGCTGTGGACCCTGCAGCTGCCAAGCTCTGGACTCTGTCAGCCAATGACATGGAGGACGACAGCATG GATCTCATCGACTCAGATGAGCTACTGGACCCAGAAGATTTGAAGAAACCAGATCCAGCTTCCCTGCGAGCCCCTTCGTgtggagaagggaagaagaggaaggcctGCAAGAACTG CACTTGTGGCCTTgccgaagaactggaaaaagagaaatcaagggaACAGATGAGCTCCCAACCCAAGTCGGCTTGTGGAAAC TGCTACCTGGGTGACGCTTTCCGCTGTGCCAGCTGCCCCTACCTCGGGATGCCAGCCTTCAAACCTGGCGAGCAGGTGCTCCTGAGCAGTAGCAACCTCAGTGACGCCTAG
- the CIAPIN1 gene encoding anamorsin isoform X2 — protein sequence MADFGISAGQFVAVVWDKSSPTDALKDLVVKLQAVTGREGRVSVENITQLLQSAHKESSFDILLSGVIPGSAILHSAEILAEMARILRPGGRLFLREPVETAVVDNGKVKTAAKLCSALTLSGLVEVKELQQESLSPEEIQSVQEHLGYHSDSLLSVQVTGKKPNFEVGSSSQLKLSIAKRSSPSVKPAVDPAAAKLWTLSANDMEDDSMDLIDSDELLDPEDLKKPDPASLRAPSCGEGKKRKACKNCTCGLAEELEKEKSREQMSSQPKSACGNCYLGDAFRCASCPYLGMPAFKPGEQVLLSSSNLSDA from the exons ATGGCAGACTTTGGGATCTCAGCTGGCCAGTTTGTGGCCGTAGTCTGGGATAAGTCCTCTCCGACGGATGCTCTGAAAGACCTGGTGGTTAAGCTTCAGGCGGTAACCGGCAGAGAGGGTCGAGTGTCTGTAGAAAACATCACCCAGCTGTTGCAGT CTGCCCACAAAGAATCCAGCTTTGACATTCTTTTGTCGGGTGTGATTCCTGGAAGCGCCATTCTGCACAGTGCTGAGATTCTGGCTGAGATGGCCCGGATCCTTCGGCCTGGTGGACGTCTTTTTCTGAGAGAGCCAGTAGAGACAGCTGTAG TTGACAATGGCAAAGTGAAGACGGCCGCTAAGCTGTGTTCAGCGCTGACTCTTTCCGGTCTTGTGGAAGTGAAAGAG CTGCAGCAGGAGTCCTTGAGCCCCGAGGAGATACAGTCTGTCCAAGAACACCTGGGTTACCATAGTGACAGCTTGCTCTCTGTGCAGGTCACAGGCAAAAAACCCAACTTTGAAGTGGGTTCTTCTAGTCAACTTAAGCTTTCGATTGCCAAGAGGTCATCTCCATCTG TGAAGCCTGCTGTGGACCCTGCAGCTGCCAAGCTCTGGACTCTGTCAGCCAATGACATGGAGGACGACAGCATG GATCTCATCGACTCAGATGAGCTACTGGACCCAGAAGATTTGAAGAAACCAGATCCAGCTTCCCTGCGAGCCCCTTCGTgtggagaagggaagaagaggaaggcctGCAAGAACTG CACTTGTGGCCTTgccgaagaactggaaaaagagaaatcaagggaACAGATGAGCTCCCAACCCAAGTCGGCTTGTGGAAAC TGCTACCTGGGTGACGCTTTCCGCTGTGCCAGCTGCCCCTACCTCGGGATGCCAGCCTTCAAACCTGGCGAGCAGGTGCTCCTGAGCAGTAGCAACCTCAGTGACGCCTAG
- the CCL17 gene encoding C-C motif chemokine 17 produces the protein MTPLKMTLLVTLLLAASLQDTHAVRATNVGRECCLKYYKGAVPLRRLVQWYKTPEDCPKDAIVFLTVQGKSICSDPNDVRVKKAVKHLKNIKK, from the exons ATGACCCCGCTGAAGATGACTCTCCTGGTCACCCTTCTTCTGGCGGCTTCCCTGCAGGACACCCATGCAG ttCGAGCTACCAATGTGGGCCGGGAGTGTTGCCTGAAGTACTACAAAGGAGCCGTTCCTCTCAGAAGGCTGGTGCAGTGGTACAAGACCCCAGAGGACTGTCCCAAGGATGCCATCGT GTTTTTAACTGTTCAGGGCAAGTCCATCTGTTCAGACCCCAATGACGTGAGGGTGAAGAAGGCAGTCAAACACTTGAAAAACATCAAGAAGTGA